The following coding sequences lie in one Vibrio sp. BS-M-Sm-2 genomic window:
- a CDS encoding citrate synthase: protein MADKKATLHIEGQAPIELPITEGVLGTPVIDVRTLGSNGFFTFDPGFLATASCESQITFIDGGKGILLHRGYPIDQLANNADYLEVCYILLYGEAPSRAEYEKFKTTVTRHTMVHEQIASFFHGFRRDAHPMAVMCGVVGALAAFYHDSLDINNDTHREIAAYRLISKMPTLAAMCYKYSIGQPFIYPRNDLGYAENFLHMMFANPCEEYEVNPIVARAMDKIFTLHADHEQNASTSTVRLAGSSGANPFACIAAGIASLWGPAHGGANEACLRMLEEIGSVDNIEEYVAKAKDKDDPFRLMGFGHRVYKNYDPRATVMREACHEVLKELNIQDPLLDVAMELERIALSDEYFVSKKLYPNVDFYSGIILKAIGIPVSMFTVIFAMSRTIGWIAHWNEMHSDPTNRIGRPRQLYTGEEQRDFKALHERE, encoded by the coding sequence ATGGCGGATAAGAAAGCTACCCTTCACATTGAAGGTCAAGCGCCAATCGAGCTGCCGATTACAGAAGGTGTACTTGGTACTCCAGTGATCGATGTTCGTACACTAGGTTCTAATGGTTTTTTCACTTTTGACCCTGGTTTTCTTGCCACTGCATCTTGTGAGTCTCAAATCACTTTTATTGACGGTGGAAAAGGTATTCTTTTACATCGTGGTTATCCAATTGACCAACTTGCCAATAACGCTGATTACTTAGAGGTATGTTACATACTTCTTTACGGTGAAGCCCCATCTCGAGCTGAATACGAAAAGTTCAAGACTACCGTGACACGTCACACTATGGTGCATGAGCAGATTGCTAGTTTCTTCCACGGCTTCCGTCGTGATGCTCACCCTATGGCTGTAATGTGTGGTGTTGTAGGCGCTCTAGCAGCGTTCTACCACGACTCACTTGATATCAACAACGATACACACCGTGAAATTGCGGCTTACCGCCTGATTTCAAAAATGCCGACACTGGCAGCAATGTGTTACAAATATTCAATCGGTCAGCCGTTTATCTACCCACGTAACGACCTAGGCTACGCTGAAAACTTCTTACACATGATGTTTGCAAACCCATGTGAAGAGTACGAAGTGAACCCTATCGTTGCTCGTGCAATGGATAAAATCTTTACTCTACACGCTGATCACGAACAAAACGCTTCAACGTCTACAGTTCGTCTTGCTGGTTCATCTGGTGCTAACCCGTTTGCGTGTATCGCAGCAGGCATCGCGTCACTTTGGGGCCCAGCTCACGGTGGTGCAAACGAAGCATGTCTACGTATGCTTGAAGAGATCGGTAGCGTAGATAACATCGAAGAGTATGTTGCAAAAGCGAAAGACAAAGATGACCCATTCCGTTTGATGGGCTTCGGTCACCGCGTTTACAAGAACTACGATCCACGTGCAACAGTAATGCGCGAAGCGTGTCACGAAGTACTTAAAGAGCTAAACATCCAAGATCCACTACTTGACGTAGCAATGGAACTTGAGCGTATCGCCCTATCTGATGAATACTTTGTGTCTAAGAAGCTATATCCGAACGTAGATTTCTACTCAGGTATCATTCTGAAAGCTATCGGCATTCCTGTATCAATGTTCACAGTAATCTTCGCGATGTCTCGTACTATCGGTTGGATTGCACACTGGAACGAAATGCACAGCGACCCAACGAACCGTATCGGTCGTCCTCGTCAGCTATACACTGGTGAAGAGCAACGTGACTTTAAAGCACTTCACGAACGTGAATAG
- the sdhC gene encoding succinate dehydrogenase cytochrome b556 subunit: MSKPVKERKTRPVNLDLQTIHFPITAIASILHRVSGVITFVAIGILLWLLSISLSSPVGFMEASDIVDGFFVKFILWGILTALAYHIAGGIRHLLMDLGHFEELESGAKSAKVAFAATAVLSLLAGILVW, from the coding sequence GTGAGCAAGCCCGTGAAAGAAAGAAAGACAAGACCTGTTAATTTAGATTTACAGACCATCCACTTTCCAATCACAGCAATAGCTTCCATCCTACACCGTGTGTCTGGGGTGATAACTTTTGTCGCGATTGGAATTTTGCTTTGGTTACTATCCATTTCCCTCTCATCCCCAGTAGGCTTTATGGAAGCTAGCGACATTGTCGATGGTTTCTTCGTGAAGTTTATTCTGTGGGGCATTTTAACCGCTTTGGCTTACCACATTGCTGGTGGTATTCGTCACCTTCTTATGGACTTAGGTCACTTTGAAGAGCTGGAATCTGGCGCTAAGAGCGCTAAGGTTGCATTCGCAGCAACAGCGGTATTGTCTCTACTAGCGGGGATCTTAGTATGGTAA
- the sdhD gene encoding succinate dehydrogenase, hydrophobic membrane anchor protein encodes MVNNVSTFGRNGVHDYLLIRATAIIMTLYTIYLVSFCAFSGDISYASWTQFFGGTFTKVFTMLALTSVLVHAWIGLWQVLTDYIKCAKLRVGLQVGVVAVLLGYFFSGLFILWGA; translated from the coding sequence ATGGTAAACAACGTTTCTACTTTTGGTCGTAATGGTGTTCATGATTATCTACTGATTCGTGCAACTGCCATCATTATGACGCTTTACACTATTTACCTAGTTAGCTTCTGTGCTTTCTCTGGTGATATCTCTTACGCATCTTGGACGCAATTCTTTGGTGGAACCTTCACTAAAGTCTTCACCATGTTAGCGCTTACTTCTGTTTTGGTTCACGCGTGGATCGGCCTATGGCAAGTACTAACTGACTACATCAAATGCGCAAAACTGCGTGTTGGTCTTCAAGTCGGTGTTGTTGCAGTTCTTCTTGGATATTTCTTCTCTGGTCTGTTTATTTTGTGGGGTGCGTAA
- the sdhA gene encoding succinate dehydrogenase flavoprotein subunit — MTIPVREFDAVVIGAGGAGMRAALQISEQGLSCALLSKVFPTRSHTVSAQGGITVALGNAHEDHWEQHMYDTVKGSDYIGDQDAIEYMCKNGPESVIELEKMGLPFSRFENGTIYQRPFGGQSKNFGGEQAARTAAAADRTGHALLHTLYQQNIKHKTTVFSEWYALDLVKNEDGAILGTTALCMETGEVCYFKAKATILATGGAGRIYASTTNAHINTGDGVGMAIRAGVPMQDIEMWQFHPTGIAGAGVLVTEGCRGEGGYLLNKDGERFMERYAPNAKDLAGRDVVARSMMVEIREGRGCDGPWGPHIKLKLDHLGKETLESRLPGVCELSRTFAHVDPVKEPIPVIPTCHYMMGGVPTQVSGQAIKQTEDGTDVEIQGLFACGEIASVSVHGANRLGGNSLLDLVVFGRATGLHLGETLKKQDEAKPATEADIERSLERYNRWENSTDGEDPAQIRKDLQQCMQNNFSVFREGKAMAEGLEELKAIRERLKNAHLSDKSTEFNTQRIECLELENLMETAFATAVAANFRTESRGAHARFDFPDRDDEQWLCHSLYNPESESMTKRGVNMEPIHREAFPPKARTY, encoded by the coding sequence GTGACTATTCCTGTTCGTGAGTTTGATGCCGTAGTTATCGGCGCTGGTGGTGCAGGTATGCGTGCCGCACTGCAAATTTCTGAGCAAGGCCTTTCTTGTGCATTGCTTTCTAAAGTTTTCCCTACTCGTTCTCATACGGTTTCAGCGCAAGGCGGCATCACTGTTGCTCTTGGTAACGCGCATGAAGACCATTGGGAACAACATATGTATGACACAGTAAAAGGTTCTGATTACATCGGCGACCAAGACGCTATCGAATACATGTGTAAAAACGGTCCTGAGTCGGTAATCGAACTTGAAAAAATGGGCCTACCTTTCTCTCGTTTTGAGAACGGTACTATTTACCAGCGTCCTTTCGGTGGTCAATCTAAAAACTTTGGTGGTGAGCAAGCGGCTCGCACCGCAGCTGCAGCTGACCGTACTGGTCACGCACTGCTTCATACGCTTTACCAACAAAACATTAAACACAAAACGACGGTTTTCTCTGAATGGTATGCACTGGATCTTGTGAAGAACGAAGATGGTGCAATCTTAGGTACAACCGCGCTTTGTATGGAAACTGGCGAAGTTTGCTACTTCAAAGCGAAGGCAACAATCCTTGCTACTGGTGGTGCTGGTCGTATCTACGCTTCGACAACTAACGCACACATTAACACTGGTGACGGTGTTGGTATGGCGATTCGTGCTGGCGTTCCAATGCAAGACATCGAAATGTGGCAGTTCCACCCAACGGGTATCGCTGGCGCAGGTGTATTGGTAACGGAAGGTTGTCGTGGTGAAGGTGGTTACCTTCTCAATAAAGACGGCGAACGCTTCATGGAACGTTACGCACCAAATGCTAAAGACTTAGCGGGTCGTGATGTTGTTGCACGTTCAATGATGGTTGAAATCCGTGAAGGTCGCGGTTGCGATGGCCCTTGGGGTCCACACATCAAGCTGAAGCTTGATCACCTAGGTAAAGAGACACTTGAATCTCGTCTTCCTGGTGTATGTGAACTGTCTCGTACCTTTGCTCACGTTGATCCAGTAAAAGAGCCAATCCCAGTAATCCCAACATGTCACTACATGATGGGTGGTGTTCCAACACAAGTTTCTGGTCAAGCTATTAAGCAAACTGAAGATGGCACCGATGTTGAAATCCAAGGTCTATTTGCTTGTGGCGAAATCGCATCAGTATCAGTACACGGTGCCAACCGTCTAGGTGGTAACTCACTACTTGATTTGGTGGTATTTGGTCGTGCAACAGGTCTACACCTAGGTGAGACTCTGAAGAAGCAAGACGAAGCGAAACCAGCAACTGAAGCAGACATCGAGCGTTCTCTAGAGCGTTACAACCGTTGGGAAAACAGTACTGACGGTGAAGATCCAGCGCAAATCCGTAAAGATCTTCAACAATGTATGCAGAATAACTTCTCAGTATTCCGTGAAGGCAAAGCAATGGCTGAAGGCCTAGAAGAGCTTAAAGCGATTCGCGAGCGTCTGAAGAATGCACACCTATCTGATAAGTCTACAGAGTTCAACACTCAACGTATCGAGTGTCTAGAGCTTGAAAACTTGATGGAAACGGCATTCGCAACGGCTGTTGCTGCAAACTTCCGTACAGAGAGCCGTGGCGCACACGCTCGATTCGATTTCCCTGACCGTGATGATGAGCAATGGCTATGCCACTCACTTTACAACCCAGAGTCAGAGAGCATGACTAAGCGTGGTGTAAACATGGAGCCTATCCATCGTGAAGCGTTCCCACCAAAAGCACGTACGTACTAA
- a CDS encoding succinate dehydrogenase iron-sulfur subunit, with product MKLNFSLYRYNPDVDQKPYMKEYTLEVDEGSDMMLLDALILLKEQDPTISFRRSCREGVCGSDGLNMNGKNGLACITPLSALSGQDKIVIRPLPGLPVVRDLIVDMTQFYDNYEKVKPFLVSDGNVPPARENLQSPDERAHLDGLYECIMCACCTTSCPSFWWNPDKFIGPAGLLAAYRWLIDSRDTATDERLSDLDDAFSVFRCHGIMNCVSVCPKGLNPTKAIGHIKTMLVNRSV from the coding sequence ATGAAACTGAATTTCTCTTTATACCGTTACAACCCAGATGTCGACCAGAAGCCTTATATGAAGGAATACACCCTAGAGGTGGATGAAGGTTCAGACATGATGCTTTTGGACGCGCTGATTCTGTTGAAAGAGCAAGATCCAACTATCTCATTCCGTCGCTCATGCCGTGAAGGTGTATGTGGTTCGGATGGTTTGAACATGAATGGTAAAAATGGTCTGGCGTGTATCACTCCGTTGTCTGCGCTTTCTGGCCAAGACAAGATTGTGATTCGTCCGCTGCCTGGTCTACCTGTTGTTCGTGACCTGATTGTAGACATGACTCAGTTCTACGATAACTACGAGAAAGTGAAGCCATTCTTAGTGTCTGATGGCAATGTACCACCGGCACGTGAAAACTTACAAAGCCCTGATGAACGCGCGCACTTAGATGGATTGTACGAATGTATCATGTGTGCATGTTGTACTACATCTTGCCCATCGTTCTGGTGGAACCCTGACAAATTCATCGGACCAGCAGGCCTACTTGCAGCGTACCGTTGGCTAATTGATAGCCGAGATACAGCGACAGACGAACGTTTGTCCGATCTTGATGATGCATTTAGCGTTTTTCGTTGCCATGGCATCATGAATTGTGTAAGTGTTTGTCCTAAGGGATTAAATCCGACGAAAGCTATTGGTCACATCAAGACCATGTTGGTGAATCGTTCGGTTTAA
- the sucA gene encoding 2-oxoglutarate dehydrogenase E1 component encodes MHNGVMKAWLESSHLAGANATYVEELYELYLSDPDSVSDEWRSVFEELPVQASETVEQPHSRVREYFRRLAQETKHYSVQVSDPDVDAKQVKVLQLINAYRFRGHQSANLDPLGLWKRDTVEELDPSFHTLTEDDLNETFNVGSYAIGQETMVLKDLYKSLKQTYCGSIGAEYMHMTNTEQKRWIQQRLESVSGQPSFNKEEKQAFLEELTAAEGLERYLGAKFPGAKRFSLEGGDALIPMTKEIIRHAGGQGMREVVVGMAHRGRLNMLVNVLGKKPQDLFDEFAGKHDDTWGTGDVKYHQGFSADFATPGGNVHLALAFNPSHLEIVNPVVIGSVRARQDRLGDSDGSRVLPITIHGDSAIAGQGVVQETFNMSQARGFCVGGTVRIVVNNQVGFTTSNPRDTRSTMYCTDIAKMVQAPIFHVNSDDPEAVAFVARLALDYRNTFKRDVVIDLVCYRRHGHNEADEPNATQPLMYQKIKKHPTPRKLYADVLMERGEFGIDTATQLVNEYRDALDHGEVVVKEWRPMALHSVDWSPYLGHDWNIEWDNKIDIERLKELGTKLCQYPDSHKLQSRVNKLYNDRTAMVNGEKQVDWGMAETLAYATLVDDGKRIRISGQDSGRGTFFHRHSVLHNQSDASTYVPLANIHDKQGPFQVFDSVLSEEAVLAFEYGYATAEPSGLTLWEAQFGDFANGAQVVIDQFISSGEQKWARLCGLTMLLPHGYEGQGPEHSSARLERYLQLCAEQNMQVVVPSTPAQVYHMIRRQVVRPMRRPLIVMSPKSLLRHPLCTSSLEDLAEGTFQPAIAEIDDLAPENVKRVVFCSGKVYFDLLDQRRKNEQDDVAIVRIEQLYPFPYEDVRAAIAQYTNVVDYVWCQEEPQNQGAWYSSQHNFRAAIPVGADIQYAGRPASASPAVGYMSVHLKQQKALVDDALTLLKN; translated from the coding sequence ATGCACAACGGCGTGATGAAGGCATGGCTCGAGTCTTCACACTTGGCTGGCGCCAATGCAACGTACGTAGAAGAACTCTATGAACTGTATCTAAGTGACCCAGATTCGGTAAGTGACGAATGGAGAAGTGTTTTTGAAGAACTGCCTGTGCAAGCTTCAGAGACAGTGGAACAACCACACTCTCGTGTTCGTGAATACTTCCGTCGACTCGCTCAAGAAACAAAGCATTACAGTGTCCAAGTTAGTGATCCAGATGTCGATGCGAAACAAGTAAAGGTTCTGCAACTAATTAATGCTTATCGATTCCGAGGGCATCAATCAGCAAATCTAGACCCCCTAGGTTTATGGAAAAGAGATACAGTTGAAGAGCTGGATCCTTCTTTCCACACTCTTACCGAAGATGACCTCAATGAGACGTTTAACGTCGGCTCTTACGCGATTGGCCAAGAGACGATGGTGCTTAAAGATTTATACAAATCTCTAAAGCAGACTTATTGTGGTTCTATTGGTGCTGAATACATGCACATGACAAATACAGAGCAAAAACGTTGGATTCAACAACGTTTAGAGTCTGTATCTGGTCAACCCTCTTTCAACAAAGAAGAAAAGCAAGCTTTCCTAGAAGAGCTAACTGCAGCTGAAGGTCTTGAGCGCTATCTTGGTGCGAAATTCCCAGGCGCGAAACGCTTCTCGTTGGAAGGTGGTGATGCGCTTATCCCAATGACGAAAGAAATTATTCGTCATGCTGGTGGACAAGGCATGCGTGAAGTTGTTGTTGGTATGGCTCACCGTGGTCGTCTAAACATGTTGGTCAACGTGCTTGGTAAAAAACCACAAGACCTATTTGACGAATTTGCGGGCAAGCACGATGACACGTGGGGTACTGGTGATGTGAAATACCACCAAGGCTTCTCTGCGGACTTCGCAACGCCAGGCGGCAACGTTCACTTAGCACTTGCATTTAACCCATCTCACTTAGAAATCGTAAACCCGGTAGTTATCGGTTCAGTACGTGCACGTCAAGATCGCCTTGGTGATAGTGACGGTAGCCGTGTACTTCCAATCACTATCCACGGTGACTCAGCTATCGCAGGTCAGGGTGTAGTGCAAGAGACGTTTAACATGTCTCAAGCTCGTGGTTTCTGTGTCGGTGGTACGGTTCGTATCGTTGTAAACAACCAAGTTGGTTTTACAACATCTAACCCGCGCGATACTCGTTCTACGATGTACTGTACTGATATCGCGAAGATGGTTCAGGCTCCGATTTTCCACGTTAACTCTGATGATCCAGAAGCGGTTGCGTTCGTTGCGCGTCTTGCATTGGATTACCGTAATACGTTTAAGCGTGATGTTGTTATTGATTTGGTTTGTTACCGTCGCCACGGTCACAACGAAGCCGATGAGCCGAATGCAACACAGCCTTTGATGTACCAAAAAATCAAGAAGCACCCAACGCCACGTAAGCTTTACGCTGACGTGCTAATGGAACGCGGTGAGTTTGGTATTGATACAGCAACTCAACTCGTTAACGAATATCGTGATGCACTTGATCACGGTGAAGTTGTGGTTAAAGAGTGGCGCCCAATGGCACTTCACTCTGTGGACTGGTCTCCTTACCTAGGTCACGACTGGAACATCGAATGGGACAACAAGATTGATATCGAGCGCCTGAAAGAGCTTGGTACCAAACTTTGCCAATATCCAGACAGCCATAAGCTGCAAAGCCGAGTCAATAAACTGTACAACGATCGTACTGCCATGGTGAATGGCGAGAAACAAGTCGATTGGGGTATGGCTGAAACTCTGGCTTACGCAACACTGGTTGATGACGGTAAGCGTATTCGTATCTCTGGCCAAGATTCTGGCCGTGGTACGTTCTTCCACCGTCACTCAGTACTGCACAACCAATCAGATGCAAGCACGTATGTTCCTCTTGCGAACATTCATGACAAGCAAGGGCCATTCCAAGTGTTTGACTCGGTATTGTCTGAAGAAGCGGTACTGGCATTTGAGTATGGTTACGCAACAGCAGAGCCAAGCGGTCTAACCCTTTGGGAAGCACAATTTGGTGACTTCGCAAACGGTGCACAAGTTGTTATCGACCAATTTATTTCGTCAGGTGAGCAAAAGTGGGCACGTCTATGTGGTCTAACTATGCTGCTTCCTCACGGTTATGAAGGTCAAGGCCCAGAGCACTCTTCTGCACGTCTTGAGCGTTACCTTCAGTTATGTGCTGAACAAAACATGCAGGTTGTTGTTCCTTCAACACCGGCTCAGGTTTACCACATGATTCGTCGTCAGGTTGTTCGACCAATGCGTCGTCCTCTGATTGTAATGTCACCTAAGTCATTGCTTCGTCACCCTCTGTGTACTTCTTCTCTGGAAGATTTGGCAGAAGGTACGTTCCAACCAGCTATCGCAGAAATTGATGATTTGGCTCCTGAGAACGTAAAACGCGTCGTGTTCTGTTCAGGTAAGGTTTACTTTGACCTACTTGACCAAAGACGTAAGAACGAGCAAGACGATGTCGCTATTGTGCGTATTGAGCAACTTTACCCGTTCCCTTACGAGGACGTGAGAGCTGCAATTGCACAGTACACGAATGTAGTCGATTACGTTTGGTGTCAAGAAGAGCCTCAAAACCAAGGTGCTTGGTACAGTAGCCAACATAATTTCCGAGCTGCTATCCCAGTGGGTGCTGATATTCAATACGCAGGTCGTCCTGCATCAGCATCACCAGCTGTTGGCTATATGTCGGTACACTTGAAACAACAAAAAGCGTTAGTTGACGACGCTTTGACCCTACTTAAGAACTAG